In a genomic window of Glycine max cultivar Williams 82 chromosome 13, Glycine_max_v4.0, whole genome shotgun sequence:
- the LOC100792190 gene encoding uncharacterized protein isoform X2 has translation MSFHNQAFWMGKSPGGLNDGDMTNDNSSRIESKRAHQWFMDDPEVDMFPNKKQAVEAPNNLLSGMLNSNISSWGNSSGFHSLNGHFTEQLFAPDAVTMGFEDTNTPSVSIDDKLSVERKDNMDPFGSESSFGLSISTALEDPHLVFNYDGTRKVKVNEVRESENAMPVATNNPYERGVSDSVSNPCLYKEDDNSISTSLAYNEEVANIITMDGTYDRTDNNFTSIIQSYNKGNDSLSIHPTFNEMDLGFSKVDSNVTSIAQGYNKAYNNSVLTNHLYSKVDNDTLSLHHTYHKQGNDVPFVSHSYNNGESTIISFGGCDDDATPTHLFISDYESIYHLLPSTAQTSEPETENVPKTKGEIKMCRKATSNNFPSNVRSLLSTGMLDGLSVKYKAWSREELRGVIKGAGYLCSCHSCNFSKVINAFEFERHAGCKTKHPNNHIYFDNGKTIYGVVQELRSTPQSMLFEVIQTITGSPIDQKSFCIWKESFLPTAGNSSAYGQNKK, from the exons ATG TCTTTCCACAATCAAGCATTTTGGATGGGGAAGAGTCCTGGGGGGTTGAATGACGGTGACATGACAAATGACAATTCTTCTAGAATAGAGTCCAAGCGTGCTCATCAGTGGTTCATGGATGACCCTGAAGTGGATATGTTTCCCAATAAGAAACAAGCCGTAGAGGCTCCAAACAATTTGTTATCTGGAATGCTCAACTCCAATATTTCTTCATGGGGAAATTCCTCAGGATTTCACTCTTTAAATGGTCATTTTACTGAACAGTTATTTGCCCCAGATGCAGTAACTATGGGTTTTGAAGACACAAACACCCCCTCTGTTAGCATAGATGATAAGTTGAGTGTGGAAAGAAAGGATAACATGGATCCCTTTGGGAGTGAGTCCTCATTTGGTTTATCCATCTCAACTGCATTAGAAGATCctcatttagtttttaattatgatgGAACTAGAAAAGTCAAAGTTAATGAGGTGAGGGAATCTGAGAATGCCATGCCTGTTGCTACAAATAATCCCTATGAAAGAGGTGTTAGTGACAGTGTCTCAAATCCTTGTCTATACAAGGAGGATGATAATTCCATATCAACAAGTCTCGCCTACAATGAAGAGGTTGCGAATATAATAACAATGGATGGCACATATGACAGGACAGATAACAATTTTACATCAATTATTCAATCCTATAACAAGGGAAATGACAGCTTATCTATACATCCAACGTTCAATGAAATGGATTTGGGTTTCAGTAAGGTAGATAGTAATGTAACATCTATTGCTCAAGGTTACAACAAGGCCTATAACAATTCCGTGTTAACTAACCACTTATACAGTAAGGTTGACAATGACACTTTATCATTGCATCACACCTACCACAAGCAGGGAAATGATGTGCCATTTGTTTCACATTCCTATAATAATGGAGAGAGCACTATCATATCCTTTGGTGGCTGTGATGATGATGCAACTCCCACTCACTTATTCATTTCTGACTATGAGAGCATCTATCATTTACTTCCAAGTACAGCTCAGACATCTGAACCTGAGACTGAAAATGTTCCCAAGACAAAAGGGGAGATAAAAATGTGTAGAAAAGCTACTTCAAACAACTTCCCTTCAAACGTCAGAAGTTTGCTATCCACTGGTATGCTGGATGGTCTCTCAGTAAAGTACAAGGCGTGGTCACGGGAG GAACTTCGAGGTGTTATAAAAGGTGCTGGCTATTTGTGCAGTTGTCACTCATGTAATTTTTCCAAG GTTATTAATGCATTTGAATTTGAGCGACATGCTGGTTGCAAGACAAAACACCCCAATAATCACATTTACTTTGATAATGGGAAAACTATATATGGGGTTGTACAAGAGCTCAGGAGCACTCCACAGAGCATGTTGTTTGAAGTTATTCAGACTATAACTGGTTCACCTATCGATCAGAAATCCTTCTGCATTTGGAAAG AATCTTTTTTGCCTACAGCAGGGAACTCCAGCGCATATGGGCAAAACAAGAAGTAA
- the LOC100792720 gene encoding type I inositol polyphosphate 5-phosphatase 8 isoform X1, translating into MRTELKKKISKSSWPKFNVRKWLNIRSNDDKFHSDASYYSLPEGWLMDSTNELKHSASVMEAPSVIDIDTLNLRMFVGTWNVGGKSPNEGLNLRDWLMLPSQADIYVIGFQEIIPLNAGNVLGPEDSGPASKWLNLIRQALNSNTSSSGENSPTSSFNSRRQCCPNEQHYYCLAASKQMVGIFLCVWVRADLYKHVSKLKVSCVGRGIMGYLGNKGSISISMTLYHTTFCFVCTHLASGEKDGDEVRRNLDVSEILKKTKFSHSFKALGQPLPPESILEHDKIIWLGDLNYRLAAAYDDTLGLLKKNDWQALLEKDQLRIEQRAGRVFKEWKEGKIYFAPTYKYLFDSDQYVAQTNKSKEKRRTPAWCDRILWRGEGVEQLWYVRGESKFSDHRPVYSLFSVDVDLTCNKLSSPSIAASDSSSIISTRSCSSRPLTNAALSSSCFAKVQAEEQLLLLTRVHRHRVLT; encoded by the exons ATGAGAACAGAGTTGAAGAAGAAGATATCCAAG TCTTCATGGCCAAAATTTAATGTAAGAAAGTGGCTCAATATAAGGAGCAACGATGATAAATTTCACTCAGATGCGTCATATTACTCTTTACCAG aggGGTGGCTGATGGACTCCACAAATGAATTGAAACATTCGGCATCAGTGATGGAGGCACCATCTGTCATTGACATTGACACGCTCAACCTTAG GATGTTCGTGGGGACTTGGAATGTTGGAGGAAAGTCACCCAACGAGGGATTGAACTTGAGGGATTGGTTGATGTTGCCTTCACAAGCTGACATCTATGTCATTGG GTTCCAAGAAATTATACCTCTAAACGCAGGAAACGTGCTTGGGCCAGAGGACAGTGGCCCAGCATCGAAATGGCTGAACCTTATTCGTCAAGCCTTGAACTCTAACACAAGCTCCAGTGGAGAAAATTCTCCTACATCGTCTTTTAACAGTAGAAGGCAATGCTGCCCAAATGAACAACACTATTATTGCCTAGCAGCAAGCAAACAAATGGTGGGTATCTTCTTGTGTGTGTGGGTACGTGCGGATCTTTACAAGCATGTCAGCAAGTTAAAGGTGTCTTGTGTTGGTAGAGGCATCATGGGCTATCTAGGAAATAAG GGTTCAATATCAATTAGCATGACATTGTACCACACAACGTTCTGCTTCGTTTGTACCCACTTGGCCTCCGGAGAGAAAGATGGTGATGAGGTGCGAAGAAATTTGGACGTTTCAGAGATATTAAAGAAAACTAAATTTTCACACTCATTCAAAGCACTTGGCCAACCACTCCCTCCTGAAAGCATATTAGAGCATGA TAAGATAATTTGGCTTGGGGATTTGAATTATCGCCTTGCTGCTGCTTACGATGATACACTTGGGCTGCTGAAGAAGAATGATTGGCAGGCACTATTAGAGAAGGATCAG CTAAGGATAGAGCAGAGAGCTGGTCGAGTATTCAAAGAGTGGAAGGAAGGGAAGATATACTTTGCTCCAacttacaaatatttatttgattctgaCCAATATGTTGCCCAAACTAACAAGTCCAAGGAAAAACGACGAACTCCGGCTTG GTGTGATCGAATTCTATGGAGAGGTGAAGGCGTGGAGCAGCTATGGTATGTGCGAGGAGAGTCCAAATTCTCAGACCACAGGCCAGTGTATTCACTATTCTCGGTTGACGTGGACTTGACATGTAACAAGCTAAGTAGTCCCTCTATTGCTGCATCAGATAGCAGCTCAATAATCTCAACAAGGTCGTGTTCCTCTAGACCCTTAACAAACGCTGCCTTGTCCTCATCTTGCTTTGCTAAAGTTCAGGCTGAGGAACAACTTTTGTTACTAACCAGGGTACATAGACACAGGGTTCTGACTTAG
- the LOC100792720 gene encoding type I inositol polyphosphate 5-phosphatase 8 isoform X2: protein MMMEGVVCRMFVGTWNVGGKSPNEGLNLRDWLMLPSQADIYVIGFQEIIPLNAGNVLGPEDSGPASKWLNLIRQALNSNTSSSGENSPTSSFNSRRQCCPNEQHYYCLAASKQMVGIFLCVWVRADLYKHVSKLKVSCVGRGIMGYLGNKGSISISMTLYHTTFCFVCTHLASGEKDGDEVRRNLDVSEILKKTKFSHSFKALGQPLPPESILEHDKIIWLGDLNYRLAAAYDDTLGLLKKNDWQALLEKDQLRIEQRAGRVFKEWKEGKIYFAPTYKYLFDSDQYVAQTNKSKEKRRTPAWCDRILWRGEGVEQLWYVRGESKFSDHRPVYSLFSVDVDLTCNKLSSPSIAASDSSSIISTRSCSSRPLTNAALSSSCFAKVQAEEQLLLLTRVHRHRVLT from the exons ATGATGATGGAGGGCGTGGTCTGTAGGATGTTCGTGGGGACTTGGAATGTTGGAGGAAAGTCACCCAACGAGGGATTGAACTTGAGGGATTGGTTGATGTTGCCTTCACAAGCTGACATCTATGTCATTGG GTTCCAAGAAATTATACCTCTAAACGCAGGAAACGTGCTTGGGCCAGAGGACAGTGGCCCAGCATCGAAATGGCTGAACCTTATTCGTCAAGCCTTGAACTCTAACACAAGCTCCAGTGGAGAAAATTCTCCTACATCGTCTTTTAACAGTAGAAGGCAATGCTGCCCAAATGAACAACACTATTATTGCCTAGCAGCAAGCAAACAAATGGTGGGTATCTTCTTGTGTGTGTGGGTACGTGCGGATCTTTACAAGCATGTCAGCAAGTTAAAGGTGTCTTGTGTTGGTAGAGGCATCATGGGCTATCTAGGAAATAAG GGTTCAATATCAATTAGCATGACATTGTACCACACAACGTTCTGCTTCGTTTGTACCCACTTGGCCTCCGGAGAGAAAGATGGTGATGAGGTGCGAAGAAATTTGGACGTTTCAGAGATATTAAAGAAAACTAAATTTTCACACTCATTCAAAGCACTTGGCCAACCACTCCCTCCTGAAAGCATATTAGAGCATGA TAAGATAATTTGGCTTGGGGATTTGAATTATCGCCTTGCTGCTGCTTACGATGATACACTTGGGCTGCTGAAGAAGAATGATTGGCAGGCACTATTAGAGAAGGATCAG CTAAGGATAGAGCAGAGAGCTGGTCGAGTATTCAAAGAGTGGAAGGAAGGGAAGATATACTTTGCTCCAacttacaaatatttatttgattctgaCCAATATGTTGCCCAAACTAACAAGTCCAAGGAAAAACGACGAACTCCGGCTTG GTGTGATCGAATTCTATGGAGAGGTGAAGGCGTGGAGCAGCTATGGTATGTGCGAGGAGAGTCCAAATTCTCAGACCACAGGCCAGTGTATTCACTATTCTCGGTTGACGTGGACTTGACATGTAACAAGCTAAGTAGTCCCTCTATTGCTGCATCAGATAGCAGCTCAATAATCTCAACAAGGTCGTGTTCCTCTAGACCCTTAACAAACGCTGCCTTGTCCTCATCTTGCTTTGCTAAAGTTCAGGCTGAGGAACAACTTTTGTTACTAACCAGGGTACATAGACACAGGGTTCTGACTTAG
- the LOC100792190 gene encoding uncharacterized protein isoform X1 produces MSFHNQAFWMGKSPGGLNDGDMTNDNSSRIESKRAHQWFMDDPEVDMFPNKKQAVEAPNNLLSGMLNSNISSWGNSSGFHSLNGHFTEQLFAPDAVTMGFEDTNTPSVSIDDKLSVERKDNMDPFGSESSFGLSISTALEDPHLVFNYDGTRKVKVNEVRESENAMPVATNNPYERGVSDSVSNPCLYKEDDNSISTSLAYNEEVANIITMDGTYDRTDNNFTSIIQSYNKGNDSLSIHPTFNEMDLGFSKVDSNVTSIAQGYNKAYNNSVLTNHLYSKVDNDTLSLHHTYHKQGNDVPFVSHSYNNGESTIISFGGCDDDATPTHLFISDYESIYHLLPSTAQTSEPETENVPKTKGEIKMCRKATSNNFPSNVRSLLSTGMLDGLSVKYKAWSREKELRGVIKGAGYLCSCHSCNFSKVINAFEFERHAGCKTKHPNNHIYFDNGKTIYGVVQELRSTPQSMLFEVIQTITGSPIDQKSFCIWKESFLPTAGNSSAYGQNKK; encoded by the exons ATG TCTTTCCACAATCAAGCATTTTGGATGGGGAAGAGTCCTGGGGGGTTGAATGACGGTGACATGACAAATGACAATTCTTCTAGAATAGAGTCCAAGCGTGCTCATCAGTGGTTCATGGATGACCCTGAAGTGGATATGTTTCCCAATAAGAAACAAGCCGTAGAGGCTCCAAACAATTTGTTATCTGGAATGCTCAACTCCAATATTTCTTCATGGGGAAATTCCTCAGGATTTCACTCTTTAAATGGTCATTTTACTGAACAGTTATTTGCCCCAGATGCAGTAACTATGGGTTTTGAAGACACAAACACCCCCTCTGTTAGCATAGATGATAAGTTGAGTGTGGAAAGAAAGGATAACATGGATCCCTTTGGGAGTGAGTCCTCATTTGGTTTATCCATCTCAACTGCATTAGAAGATCctcatttagtttttaattatgatgGAACTAGAAAAGTCAAAGTTAATGAGGTGAGGGAATCTGAGAATGCCATGCCTGTTGCTACAAATAATCCCTATGAAAGAGGTGTTAGTGACAGTGTCTCAAATCCTTGTCTATACAAGGAGGATGATAATTCCATATCAACAAGTCTCGCCTACAATGAAGAGGTTGCGAATATAATAACAATGGATGGCACATATGACAGGACAGATAACAATTTTACATCAATTATTCAATCCTATAACAAGGGAAATGACAGCTTATCTATACATCCAACGTTCAATGAAATGGATTTGGGTTTCAGTAAGGTAGATAGTAATGTAACATCTATTGCTCAAGGTTACAACAAGGCCTATAACAATTCCGTGTTAACTAACCACTTATACAGTAAGGTTGACAATGACACTTTATCATTGCATCACACCTACCACAAGCAGGGAAATGATGTGCCATTTGTTTCACATTCCTATAATAATGGAGAGAGCACTATCATATCCTTTGGTGGCTGTGATGATGATGCAACTCCCACTCACTTATTCATTTCTGACTATGAGAGCATCTATCATTTACTTCCAAGTACAGCTCAGACATCTGAACCTGAGACTGAAAATGTTCCCAAGACAAAAGGGGAGATAAAAATGTGTAGAAAAGCTACTTCAAACAACTTCCCTTCAAACGTCAGAAGTTTGCTATCCACTGGTATGCTGGATGGTCTCTCAGTAAAGTACAAGGCGTGGTCACGGGAG AAGGAACTTCGAGGTGTTATAAAAGGTGCTGGCTATTTGTGCAGTTGTCACTCATGTAATTTTTCCAAG GTTATTAATGCATTTGAATTTGAGCGACATGCTGGTTGCAAGACAAAACACCCCAATAATCACATTTACTTTGATAATGGGAAAACTATATATGGGGTTGTACAAGAGCTCAGGAGCACTCCACAGAGCATGTTGTTTGAAGTTATTCAGACTATAACTGGTTCACCTATCGATCAGAAATCCTTCTGCATTTGGAAAG AATCTTTTTTGCCTACAGCAGGGAACTCCAGCGCATATGGGCAAAACAAGAAGTAA